The following are from one region of the Staphylococcus argenteus genome:
- a CDS encoding amino acid permease, giving the protein MENNELQRGLSARQIQMIALGGTIGVGLFMGATSTIKWTGPSVILAYLIAGIFLFLIMRAMGEMIYLNPTTGSFATFASDYIHPAAGYMTAWSNIFQWIVVGMSEVIAVGEYMKFWYPDLPTWIPGVIAILLLMAANLFSVKAFGEFEFWFALIKVVTIILMIIAGFGLIFFGFGNGGHPVGISNLWTNGGFMPNGIVGFFFALSIVIGSYQGVELIGISAGETKDPQRNIVKAVNGVIWRILIFYLGAIFVIVSVYPWNQLGDIGSPFVATFAKIGITFAAALINFVVLTAAMSGCNSGIFSASRMIYTLAHKGEMPKIFTKVMKNGVPMYTVVAVSLGILIGALLNVILPLFIDGASSIFVYVYSASILPGMIPWFMILFSHLRFRKLHPEEVEGHPFKMPGGAVSNYLTILFLILVLVGMVFNAETRVSVLIGAIFLTVVTIYYFIRYNKNNVKVK; this is encoded by the coding sequence ATGGAGAACAATGAACTACAAAGGGGATTGAGTGCCCGTCAAATTCAAATGATTGCACTTGGTGGTACGATTGGCGTGGGGCTTTTCATGGGTGCAACAAGTACAATTAAATGGACAGGACCATCTGTTATCCTTGCATATTTAATTGCGGGTATCTTTTTATTTTTAATCATGAGAGCAATGGGTGAAATGATTTATTTGAACCCAACAACAGGATCATTTGCTACGTTCGCAAGTGATTATATACATCCAGCAGCGGGCTATATGACAGCTTGGAGTAATATATTCCAATGGATTGTAGTTGGTATGAGTGAAGTTATTGCAGTAGGAGAATATATGAAGTTCTGGTATCCCGACTTACCAACATGGATACCGGGGGTTATCGCTATTTTATTATTAATGGCAGCGAATTTATTCTCAGTAAAAGCATTTGGCGAATTTGAATTTTGGTTTGCTTTAATTAAAGTTGTAACAATTATTTTAATGATCATTGCTGGTTTTGGTCTTATTTTCTTTGGTTTTGGAAATGGCGGTCATCCAGTTGGTATTTCTAATTTATGGACAAACGGTGGATTTATGCCGAATGGAATCGTTGGCTTCTTCTTCGCATTATCAATTGTTATAGGTTCTTACCAAGGTGTGGAATTAATTGGTATTTCAGCAGGGGAAACAAAAGACCCTCAACGAAATATTGTGAAAGCAGTAAATGGCGTAATTTGGAGAATTTTAATTTTCTATCTTGGTGCTATTTTTGTAATTGTTTCTGTATATCCATGGAACCAATTAGGCGATATCGGAAGTCCTTTTGTTGCTACTTTTGCGAAAATCGGTATTACATTTGCTGCAGCATTAATTAACTTTGTTGTGTTGACGGCAGCAATGTCTGGCTGTAACTCAGGTATTTTCAGTGCAAGTCGTATGATTTATACACTTGCGCATAAAGGTGAAATGCCTAAGATATTCACAAAAGTTATGAAAAACGGTGTGCCTATGTATACTGTTGTTGCAGTATCTCTTGGTATTTTAATTGGTGCTTTATTAAATGTAATTTTACCTTTATTTATCGATGGTGCTAGCAGTATTTTCGTATATGTATATAGTGCATCAATTTTACCAGGAATGATTCCTTGGTTTATGATTTTATTCAGTCACTTACGCTTTAGAAAGTTACATCCTGAAGAAGTGGAAGGACATCCATTCAAGATGCCTGGTGGCGCAGTGAGTAACTACTTAACTATATTATTTTTAATATTAGTATTAGTAGGTATGGTATTTAATGCAGAGACGAGAGTATCAGTGCTTATTGGTGCAATCTTCTTAACCGTAGTAACAATTTATTATTTCATTAGATATAATAAAAACAATGTAAAAGTTAAATAA
- a CDS encoding HAD family hydrolase, producing the protein MYRAVIFDFDGTIIDTEQHLFNVINKHLVNYNVNPISIDFYRASIGGAATDLHDYLVKAIGSENKEKIYEEHHRTSTMLPMIDTIKSLMVFLKQRHIPMAIATSSVKAEIMPTFKALGLDDCIDVVVGREDVELVKPDPELYLTAVQQLNYMPTQCLAIEDSVNGATAAITAGLDVIVNTNEMTNAQDFTTVEYVAKDLNYDQIVTRFFSK; encoded by the coding sequence ATGTATAGAGCAGTCATATTTGATTTTGACGGAACCATAATAGATACCGAACAGCATTTGTTTAATGTCATTAATAAACACTTAGTCAATTATAACGTCAATCCGATTAGCATCGATTTTTATCGTGCATCTATTGGTGGAGCAGCTACTGATTTGCATGATTATTTAGTTAAGGCAATAGGTTCAGAAAATAAAGAGAAAATATACGAAGAGCATCATCGTACAAGTACGATGTTACCTATGATTGACACGATTAAATCTTTAATGGTGTTTTTAAAACAACGACATATACCTATGGCCATTGCAACAAGTAGTGTAAAAGCAGAGATTATGCCTACCTTTAAGGCACTTGGTTTGGATGATTGTATAGACGTTGTCGTTGGTAGGGAAGATGTTGAGCTCGTTAAACCTGATCCTGAGCTATATTTAACAGCGGTACAACAATTGAACTATATGCCTACTCAATGTTTGGCTATCGAAGATTCTGTAAATGGTGCAACAGCGGCAATTACAGCAGGATTAGACGTTATTGTTAATACAAATGAAATGACTAACGCACAGGACTTTACAACTGTTGAATACGTAGCGAAAGATTTAAACTATGATCAAATCGTTACACGTTTCTTTTCGAAATAG
- a CDS encoding alpha-glucoside-specific PTS transporter subunit IIBC codes for MNAIKRFGSAMIVPVLMFAFFGIVLGFATLFKNPTIMGSLADQHTFWFKFWSVIESGGWVIFTHMEVVFVVGLPLSLAKKAPGHAALAALMGYLMFNTFINAILTQWPHTFGANLEKGVENVPGLKSIAGIATLDTNILGGIIISAIVTWIHNRYYSKRLPEMVGVFQGLTFVVTISFFVMLPLAAITCVIWPTVQHGIGSMQHFIIASGYIGVWLYHFLERVLIPTGLHHFIYAPIEVGPVVVNHGLKAEWLQHLNEFAKSSKPLKEQFPYGFMLQGNGKVFGCLGIALAMYATTPKENRKKVAALLIPATLTAVVVGITEPLEFTFLFIAPYLFVLHAVLAASMDTLMYAFGVVGNMGGGLLDFISTNWLPLGKEHWGTYVAQVIIGLIFVAIYFFLFRFLILKFDIPLPGRKKTEEEVKLFSKQDYKNKKGEDSASKPKSTGNEYEDKAVYYLEGLGGKENIKDVTNCTTRLRLTVYDENKVADTDYFTHQQMAHGLVKSGKSIQVVVGMTVPQVREAFEQLVEEQSSDEK; via the coding sequence ATGAATGCGATAAAGCGTTTCGGTAGTGCAATGATTGTACCGGTATTAATGTTTGCTTTTTTTGGGATAGTACTTGGCTTTGCGACATTATTTAAAAATCCGACAATCATGGGGAGTTTAGCAGATCAGCATACGTTTTGGTTTAAATTTTGGTCAGTAATAGAATCTGGTGGTTGGGTTATTTTCACGCATATGGAAGTTGTATTTGTAGTAGGATTACCTCTTTCATTAGCTAAAAAAGCACCTGGTCATGCAGCACTTGCAGCATTGATGGGATACTTAATGTTTAATACATTTATTAACGCTATTTTAACGCAATGGCCACATACGTTTGGCGCAAATTTGGAAAAAGGTGTTGAAAATGTACCCGGATTAAAATCGATAGCAGGTATTGCTACTTTAGATACAAATATTCTTGGCGGTATTATTATTTCGGCAATTGTGACATGGATTCATAATAGATATTATAGTAAACGTCTTCCTGAAATGGTCGGCGTGTTCCAAGGCTTAACATTCGTTGTAACAATTTCATTCTTTGTTATGTTACCATTAGCAGCGATTACATGTGTTATTTGGCCAACAGTTCAACATGGTATTGGTTCAATGCAACACTTTATTATAGCTTCTGGATATATTGGTGTTTGGTTGTATCACTTCTTGGAACGTGTATTAATACCAACAGGGTTACATCACTTTATTTACGCACCAATTGAAGTTGGTCCAGTAGTAGTTAACCATGGTTTAAAAGCAGAGTGGTTACAACATTTAAATGAGTTTGCTAAGAGCAGCAAACCTTTAAAAGAACAATTTCCTTATGGATTTATGTTACAAGGTAATGGGAAAGTATTTGGTTGTTTAGGTATTGCTTTAGCAATGTATGCAACAACACCGAAAGAAAATCGCAAAAAAGTAGCGGCTTTACTTATTCCAGCTACATTAACAGCAGTCGTTGTTGGCATTACAGAACCGTTAGAATTTACATTTTTATTCATCGCACCATACCTATTTGTGTTACACGCAGTTTTAGCGGCATCTATGGATACATTAATGTATGCCTTTGGTGTTGTAGGTAATATGGGCGGTGGCTTATTAGACTTTATTTCAACAAACTGGTTACCATTAGGTAAAGAACATTGGGGTACTTATGTTGCTCAAGTTATTATTGGCTTAATCTTTGTAGCAATTTATTTCTTCTTATTCAGATTCCTAATTTTGAAATTTGATATTCCTTTACCTGGGCGTAAGAAAACGGAAGAAGAAGTTAAGTTATTCTCTAAACAAGATTATAAAAATAAAAAAGGTGAAGATTCAGCATCAAAACCTAAGTCTACAGGTAATGAATATGAAGATAAAGCTGTATATTATTTAGAAGGATTAGGTGGCAAAGAAAACATTAAAGATGTTACGAATTGTACAACTAGATTACGTCTAACGGTCTATGATGAGAATAAAGTAGCAGATACAGATTACTTTACACATCAACAAATGGCACACGGATTAGTGAAAAGTGGTAAGAGTATCCAAGTTGTTGTAGGTATGACTGTACCACAAGTACGTGAGGCATTTGAACAATTGGTTGAAGAACAATCATCAGACGAAAAATAA
- a CDS encoding bile acid:sodium symporter family protein has product MFQRLSAFATKSFLVWMLLAAIIGFIFPQHVATLGKWVPYLLGIVMLGMGLTITPNDFKMVFQTPKAVIIGVLLQFSIMPTLAFIIAKSFHLPPDIAIGVILVGCCPGGTSSNVMSYLAKANVALSVSITTVSTLLAPVVTPALIYLFANEWLEVSFLSMLWSVIQVVLIPITIGIILQLINRRIAETASTALPIISVIAISLILAIVVGGSKRQILTTGLLIFIVVILHNVLGYTIGYWLARLLKLDRQDQKAVSIEVGMQNSGLAVSLATLHFNPIAAVPGAVFSFVHNITGPILAKYWSKKR; this is encoded by the coding sequence TTGTTTCAAAGATTAAGTGCATTTGCGACGAAAAGTTTCTTGGTATGGATGTTACTTGCAGCAATTATAGGTTTTATTTTTCCACAACATGTAGCAACATTAGGGAAATGGGTACCTTATTTACTTGGTATTGTTATGTTAGGTATGGGTTTAACGATTACGCCTAATGATTTCAAAATGGTATTTCAAACACCTAAGGCAGTCATTATAGGTGTCTTGTTACAATTTAGTATTATGCCAACACTAGCTTTTATTATAGCTAAGTCATTCCATTTACCGCCGGACATAGCTATAGGTGTGATATTAGTTGGTTGTTGTCCTGGAGGAACATCAAGTAATGTAATGAGTTATTTAGCGAAAGCCAATGTTGCGCTTTCTGTGTCGATTACAACTGTTTCTACATTACTAGCGCCCGTAGTTACGCCAGCATTAATATATTTATTTGCGAATGAGTGGTTAGAAGTATCTTTCTTGAGTATGTTATGGTCAGTTATTCAAGTAGTTTTAATTCCTATAACAATTGGTATTATATTACAACTTATCAATCGTCGAATTGCTGAAACAGCTTCTACGGCATTGCCAATTATATCGGTAATTGCTATATCTTTGATTTTAGCTATTGTAGTAGGAGGAAGTAAGCGTCAAATTTTGACGACGGGTTTATTAATTTTCATAGTAGTTATTTTACATAACGTGTTAGGTTACACAATCGGTTATTGGTTAGCGCGACTTTTAAAATTAGATAGACAAGATCAAAAAGCAGTTAGTATTGAAGTAGGTATGCAAAATTCTGGTTTGGCAGTATCATTAGCTACATTACATTTTAATCCGATAGCTGCTGTTCCTGGTGCTGTATTTAGCTTTGTACATAATATTACTGGTCCTATACTAGCTAAATATTGGTCGAAAAAAAGATAA